tgccctaaggatcttgaactccaccatttcatggtcactgcagaaaaggctgcccttgagcttcacattccccaccagcccctccttgttggtgagaacaaggtccagcatagcacctctcctcgttggctcctctgacacttggagaaggaagttatcatccacacattccaggaacctcctggattgcttatgccctgctgtgttgtccctccaacagatatcagggtggttgaagtcccccatgagaatcagagcttgtgaacgtgaggctgctcctatctgtctatagagggcctcatccgttCGGTCTTCCTGGTGGGGTGGCCAGtcgcagacccccaccataatgtcacctgtccctgccctccctttaatcctgacccgtaagctctcggttggctcctcatccatccccaggcggagctccatgcgcTCCAGCGgatcattgacatagagggcgacaccgcctcctcgtctcccctgctgtccttcctaaagagcctgtatccttccattccaacactccagtcataggaaccatcccaccacgtctctgtgatgccaataagatcacagccctgcaggtgtgcgcacatctctaactcctcttgtttattccccatgctacgtgcgtttgcatagaggtatttaagttgggcccccaatTAAGCTGACTTACTGCCTGGAttggctggaattcctttgtgctgctcttcaggtgctctcctgctgacctgtgatccttctcaaTAGTAGCATTGATGCAACCATGTACTTTtacagtttatttccttttcatcacAGGTAAAGCTGTATTAGTGGAAATAAATGTGGTAGCAACATAGTTGTGCTCAGTTTAAGGATGATATACTGTTTAGATTTGatatagttttaaaatgttgtctAATAGGTACACCTTACTAGATGTGATGAGAATAGCACCAGAATATAGTGGGGTTTGCATTATTATCCTCTGGTGTATATCCATCTTGCAGATTTTGCCCCAGAGTCTGGGAGACTAAATCCTTGCAGCAAGTGCCAAGGGTAGGAGTAACAGTGCAAATAGAGAACTGAAGTGACATGGGGATGCCAACCAGTTTCTAAATCATTAACTTCTTTGTTATCAGCTTGCTAGCTCTGTGTTGAAAAGACCCAGTAGGCAAAGACAGTGAAGTCAGCCTTCTGATCactgggaggaagctgcaaacctTTTATGTTGAAACACAACCAGTAGTTTCTCTCTCCACTAGCCCCACAGTCCAGGAAACAGGTATTGTGGGATTAATCAGTTTTATCAGCAATTTTCTTCACGTGGAAAGGATGGTAAAGCACCTGGCACCTCTCTTTGCAGGCTGATGCTACCAGCAGGGGAGGAAGTTATGGTGGAGAGCCACTGGAAAAATCATTCTCAGATATATATGGGCGTATCTTAGACTTACACATCTACATTAAGGTGTACAGGGCACCTGTACACAGAGCTAAGAGCTCTGAAACTCCTCTGGCAGACATTTAACTGAGTGGTTTTCTTTTGGGATTACATCTGTCCTTGGGCTGCATTAAAAGCATCCAGTTAAACATGATAAAAAGAACTGTTGACCTAGGATGGAAATGATGAGCTATAAGAAGAGGCAGCGTAGTGTGCTTTATCACAGAAAAggtatttactttaaaaaaaattgccagctTAAGCTGAATAAGATAAATAATGCATTTATAGTGAAGGAGACTTAGTTTAATGAAGACAAaaggcaagacattaatagatgTACTAAACATCCAAcaaattaatctttaatttaTAAAAGTGCTGTGTACCTAACATCATCACTGAGTTGGGTAGCCTGAGAGAAACTCTGAGCAACTAAAGCATATCACAGAGAAGTAACCCTAAAAGGTTCATGTAAGGTCAGACTCTGAAAATCACAGCTTAGGCAATTTAGCACATCTTTTGCCAGGTGATCATATGGCGCTGAATGTGTTCTTGAAATTTCAAGTACATACTTAGAAACCCTATTAAATTGAGGATAAGTGTTTTCTTGGGTAATACAATACTGagatagaaaattaaaaacaagagtCTTCCCaacatttaaaatttatgttaCAAGGCTATATCTGGGGGAATTGTTCACTTTGGGTTTTTGCAGGTTCCCGTAAAATGGAATTTAAGGGAAGTTCCTGGCATGAATCCTGTTTCGTTTGCCAGTATTGCCGGCAGCCATTGGGAACAAAACCACTGATCACCAAAGACAATGAAAATTACTGCGTGCCCTGTTTTGAGAAGCAATTTGCTCACCATTGCTACTCTTGCAAAAAGGTAATTAAATATACAATGGAAAAATTGCCCTAATGAGGTAATATTGCTCGTGAGGGAAGGGGTTGGATTATATAAAATGTCTGGTGAACTAAAAGTAAGAGCATTGGTATTGGTATTGCATGCCGAAAGCTAAATGCGACAGTGTCTGCTGTGCCCTTCTAATTAACATTAACATAAGCCTTAttgtatttgaaataaatttattgAAACATTTGGGGGTTCTTTTGTTTGCACTTTTTAACAAAGGttgaaatttcactgaaaattatgtAAACCCCTTCTTTCCTGGTAATATCAGATTTTGCCTTGATAAACATGCTTCCCTTTCCAacatttttcagatatatttatatgcataataAGCCACCTAAGCTGAGCAAAGCATTCACAGTCTTGCCCGGCTTTCTCTTGAAATGTAGCAGGCAATAATCAGATTAAGTAATATTCGGTTGTGATAATACTAGTCAAGAGTCCTACTGTTTCAATACATGATGCTTCCCCTGTGGGTACCAGAAAGCTTGATTTCAAatgagagggttttttcccccaaatacgAATAAATCAATTCATCCCTCCCTCAGTTTCTCATATTTTAAATTTGTCTCTGACTGATGAAAATACTCACGGTATCACACTATTCTCTAGGGAAAGGTTCTAAGCTACTTTTTATGGCAAAATTTAACTTATTCTTTAGTACCTGTATcactctggaagaaaaaatattttttttcatttcatcaagTAACTTATAATTTCTaaagttatttaatatttatctGTAAACCTCTACCTCTAACAAAagcttttaatttaagaaaaatctgctgcctgtttttttctttagtagtTAAACTTTAGAAAGTGCTTCTATATATTCCCATGTGTCTACATCTAGCCTTTAATTTGCATTAAATGATCACATGGCAAATATAGTAATTCTGCTCTATGTTTACTAGAGGCATTGAGGTTGGCAACACTTATGTGAAATAATCAagatttgtttcttaaaaattcTAGGAATGCAAAGAGTCTCCCTACATAATAGCTAAAACAATTTTACTACTTAAACTCCCATCAGTTCCCATAAATAAGAATTGAGCCCAAAGAGATTAAATTGCCAAACTGGAGTTTTGAATTTTGTGCCAGAGATTTTgagattttaatggaaaagcaaATGAGAGTTAGAAGTAGCCCAATACTGGAATGCTAAGGGGATCGGGAActattcaaatttttttattaCCTGACATCCCCCAGTATTATTCTTTATTTCCCTGAAACTCTACTCCCCAGAGAAATTCGATGGTGCCACTTTTTCTACTTAATTAAGTTTCTCCAACTTTTTCTCCTCATGTTCCAAttatattcattcattcattttttccttcattcattcattcactgTTGTGCATGTGACCTGACAGTAGAAACTATTTTACAGCTCGTCTTTATCTCTACAGAAATTTCTCTATACAGTCTCTCACAACTTCTGTGAAACCAGCTCTTTACCACACATATGGAAGCCATAGAGCAACTGGAAATTTCCCTCTTCAGAAATAAGCAGTAGAGAGCTGTGAGTGAGTTGCAGTGAATGAGACGTTTGATGACACTgataaacacaatttttttcttcttttggcagTATAGACCTCCTTTCTGTCTCACTTCTGCTTCTTTACTGTCTCTTTCTTCCTacttaaaatactgtttcagttGTGAGACAGCAAAATGCCAGTTCCAGTTGGAGATTAGTCATAACCTCAGCATTGGTTCTCTCATTCACTGTCCATCACTGAGGATTGCTCTTCTGAGAGCATGCCTTTATCCACATGTGTAACAGAAAAATTTCATAACAAGCTAACCTGTTTATTACAAACCATGAGGTTATCCTATGATAGAAAACCGAGAATAACAAACCGGTGGCATGTTCAGCTCGACTGCAGTTAGTCAAGTTGATATTCCAGATGAAAAACGGTTGACATGACTGCACTCTCTTCTCTTGTGCATATGGGAAGGGCGAAAACAAGTGGAAGGACTTATGAAGGATTGGATAATCCTTCAAGATTCACACAGTTGTTTCATTGCTTTGTCCTTTTTGTCAATATATTAGGTAATAACTTCTGGGGGAGTGACCTACCATGACCAGCCTTGGCATAAAGAATGCTTTGTGTGTGCTGGGTGTAAAACCCAGCTGTCTGGACAAAGGTTTATTTCCAAAGATGAATATCCATACTGTGTAGACTGTTTCAGCAAATTGTATGCTAAGAAGTGTGCTGCTTGCAAGAAACCTATTACAGGTGAGTCTCATCTTCTAGAAGGGTCTAGACACCGATGAACCATCAGGCTTCTCTCAAATCAGACTTGACTttagaaaacagcattaaaaacagTCCCATCATAATGAAAGACTGAGGGAGTTAACTACTAGAGAGACCCTCTCTCCACCACATGTAACGTGTCTTGCTAGGACATACTGATCACACGTGTTCCCTGACTGTTGAGGAGCTGTTTTATGTGCCGAGAGGAGTTCCTCCATTGTTTGATTTAGTGCTTTCTGCACTAAAATTCACCTCTAAGAACATATGAAAAGGCACTTTTTGGCACTTCCCAGGACAGTGCAGACAAGTCCCTCGTGTCTGTAATTtcttcagctttgttttaaatatgatCAAATTGGACACGAATTTACTGCCTGCTGGTTAGACACACCTGCCAAATTAGAAAGCTTGCCAAGTGCAACAAAGCTCTATTGCATGCATCCTTGTGTACTTAGATGATTTATAATTAGGCATATAGGTCCCTAGTCTGTGATAGCTGAAGTTTTCTAAGAGCATTTTCTGGTGTTCTGCATTGTAATTCTATTATGTGCGGACTCATCTGTTGAAGAGTACTGATTGCTACTGGTACATGCTGCATATGTAAGTGGACAAATAAAATGATGAATACCCAATCAAATCAGTAtgatattggaaaaaaaaaaaagcccaaaaccacccaaaaaagccaaaaaacacCGATGTTTTATTTCAGGTACTCATGTTAGGAACTCCATGATGTGGTGATTTCTGAAAGACTCGATCTTGAAGAAAATTAGctggaaataattaaatttcCCTCACTGTTGTATAGAAACTATATGTATCAACACACTGCAAATAATTTTCGTGAGAGTTTGTTGGGAAGATCAGCAAACCTGAATGGACATTCTGATAAACTCACTCTGTTCAGATTTCATAATGGgacatgaaaacaagcaagtgacTTGTGGCTTTGCTTAAAAAATTTCTCACtgtatttaaagttttttttcagttcagccaACAAAGGATATTTCAGACTATggatttttgttcatttgtttgtttctatatGAATGACAACCTGAtcacaaatcagaaaacaaatctgttgCATTTCTGAACCATGTCCAGAAATACTGGATTCGCATCTTCTTTCTCATAATCTCTTTCAGCTCTCGGAGGTGCTAAATTTATCTCATTTGAAGAGCGCCAGTGGCATGGGGAATGTTTTAACTGCGCAAAATGCTCTGTCTCGCTGGTGGGCCAAGGATTCCTCACGCAGCAGGATGATGTTCTTTGTCATGAATGTGGCTCTGCTTCATAGTTCTGTGGAGAGCTGTACAGCTGCATTATTCTCGCTCTGTAACCATGTACTTCATTACTCTGCAGTGAGAAAATCAGCTAAAAGGTATAACAGTTGTTTAGTCATTCAGGTAACTTTCCAACTGCAGTTTAATTCTATCATAGTTCTCGTATGTAAAAAATTTAAACACACCCATACTGGCtaagaaaataatgcagaaaagattcgtatatattttaaatataactaCAGTATGTTTCTCCTTGTAACACACTGCACTCTGCTGTTAGAagcttaaaaatttaaatttcgTCTTCCATGAACCATATGACTAATGATGAGGCATTAGCACTGCTTCACAGATGCAGACCTTGGTGTGGAAAGCTGGGCACATACATTTTTCTATTAGATCGTAACATTGATGAGAACAACTTGTAAATATCAACTTCCTCCATACTTTGGGCAAAAAAAGCTGCTGACAAAGCAGGCAGAAAGTGGGAGGAGGGCGTACTTTTACACAGAGGGCCACTGAGTCAGAGAGGCCCATTCCAGGGccagataaagggaaaaaagggcatTTTCCTCTCCTTACTGAGATTGCTCCTCAGAAATGTAGTCTTTAGTCATCAAAAAAACTGACTGACAGGTCCTTTCCCAAAATTGGTTAACTGTACTTAATTTTTCAGGCATAATTGTTTTAGAACTTAAATAAACCCATATTTTGAGCTACTGTTACAGTAAGGATTGCCCAAGATTGGATAGGGCTGATGTACACTTTCCCATAACTAATATACCTTAAGACTCTGTCTCCATTGTCTTCACTAGACCTCCAAATAcatgcataaaatatattttcttattagTAGAGACAAGACCCAACTCATACCTGTCCCTTTAACCTTGTACTTTCCTCCCCTCAGAGCCCATTTGCCAGCAATCAAAACACTGTTAACGGCCTTACCATTTCCACCCTGCTAGGTCTTCGATCCACAGTCTACCCCGTTTCTTGTAAATGCCTCTTTGTCTGTAGcagctataagctcttcagaaccAATACCCGATTCATTTTGCTATGTGCCGTATGCATTTGCTAATATTATGTCAAGAATTGGTAATGTCATTGCAAGCTAGGCAGTCCTCACTTGTAGTACAAGGTATGGTTTCTAGGTAGCTGGCTTTGAGAAGGTTATATCTGCTTGCTGAGCTTCAGCGCTCAAATGTCTATTATTAAAGGTCATCTAGAGCTgagttaaaagcatttttcttctcacttcttcCATTCTGTATGTTACAATGGCCTGATTCATGTTACAGTGTCTGTACCAGGCTGTTGTGAGCAGTGCAGTGATATTAAGGATGGCAGATTCTGCACCGCTCAGCACCATTTTAGTCCTCGTCTCGCACATCTTTAAGTTGTACATTCTCCTTTAGACTCTGACCTTAAGTGCATAGAGTTATTTGGCTGACTTGAGTGGGCTTTATTGATACTGAAGCCAACCATTACTTcaggtagaaaaatgaaaaaaagaggaaagaaaaaaaaagaatatgtgtgCATAGCTAAGCCAAAGCTGAACTGCAGTGGCATAAAATCAATATGGATAATGACTGACCAACAAGTACATAGTGGTCTGTTTTCCAGCCAATAAAATATTGATCTTTTGCTTTATGTGGTGTACATTTTTGGTTTttagtttcttcttctttattgCAATTTGGAGTTTGATTAGTTTATGCCTTTTCATTTTATCCCAGCTGCCTCCTTTTCTATTTTCACATTTCACATGGTTGATACAGTTTCTTGGTAAGTCTTGGATTCCCATAAATAGAAATATGTTTCATTgccttaaatatatatacacacacagagtggtTCACAGTTATGTATGATGTTCTAAAAATGTGCACAGAGTTATCAGAAATTAGCCCATTAGTAAATGTTAATTGTCTtaaatttttaagtgaaaatgatGAATCACCAGACGCAGACTTGTCTGTGGGGTGTACCTTTTGTCTGTGTTGTGTGAAATAACATTCAGCAAATTGCAAGAATGTGGTTTGGGTCCTTTCTTCAGTCTTGTCTGAACAATCTTCCAGCTTAATTACAAACTGACGCAAGAATTACCAGGCAGAGTCCTAAGATATGACAGAGTCACAGGTCAGACACACTGATCATGATAATCCCAATCTTCAAGCCTTAACATTTAGGAAAATGAAATTCTTCTCTGACTCATCAActaattatatttttagaaataccaactgaattatttatttctcCTGCAGTAAATACACTACA
The genomic region above belongs to Calonectris borealis chromosome 3, bCalBor7.hap1.2, whole genome shotgun sequence and contains:
- the FHL5 gene encoding four and a half LIM domains protein 5, coding for MTSNHTDCHYCLQSLRGRKYALKEENTYCVTCYDSLFANPCEECKQPIECDSKDLAYKGRHWHEGCFKCTKCSCSLVEKPFAAKDELLLCTECYSDEYSSKCFHCQKTIMPGSRKMEFKGSSWHESCFVCQYCRQPLGTKPLITKDNENYCVPCFEKQFAHHCYSCKKVITSGGVTYHDQPWHKECFVCAGCKTQLSGQRFISKDEYPYCVDCFSKLYAKKCAACKKPITALGGAKFISFEERQWHGECFNCAKCSVSLVGQGFLTQQDDVLCHECGSAS